GCGGTCGTGCGCGTGTACGATCCGCGCGCAGAGGAGAAGGGCGCGTTGGTCCTGCCCGCGGTCCATTACGATCCAGATCCCTACCAGGCCGCTTCAGGAGCGGACGCGGTGGTTATTTGCACGGAGTGGCAGGAGTTCAGGGATCTGGACCTGGATCGGCTGCGCGAACGTCTCGCCAGCCCCGTGCTGATAGACGCCAGGAACATCCTCAACCCGGAGAGCGCGGCTCGCCACGGGCTTCGGTACACTGGAATCGGGAGAGGGATTGATCCGGTCACGTAGCGCCCTGGTGGCCGGCGGCGCCGGCTTCATTGGCTCCCACCTGTGCGACCGCCTGCTGAGCGACGGTTGGTCGGTCACCTGCCTGGATTCGCTTGTGACGGGCAGTGCTGCCAACGTGGACCACCTCATCCGCAACCCGCACTTCTTCTTTCGCGCCGGCGACGCCCGCCATCCGGTGGACTGGGAAGGGGATCTGATCCTGAACCTGGCAAGCCCGGCCAGCCCGCCTGCCTACCAGCGCGATAGGGTGCTGACGCTGACGACCAACGCCGAAGGCACCAGAAACCTGCTGGAGCTGGCGCGCCGCACAGGCGCCAGGTTCGTGCAGGCCTCAACGTCCGAGGTCTACGGCGATCCCGAGGAAAACCCGCAGCGCGAGACCTACCCCGGGCGCGTGAACCCGATCGGGCCGCGCTCGTGCTACGACGAGGGCAAGCGCTATGCCGAGGCCCTGATTGTGGCCGTGGTGGCCGAGTGGGGGGTAGATGCCCGGATAGCCCGCATCTTCAACACGTACGGTCCCCGAATGGATTCCGCGGACGGCCGCGTTGTCGTGACGTTTATTGGTTGTCTCATTGCGGGCAGGCCCCTTCCGGTCTTCGGCGACGGCTCGCAGACGCGCAGCCTGTGCTACGTCGAGGACTTGGTGGAGGGGCTCCTACGGCTGGCGGCGGCGCCTGGGTTGGCAGGAGAGGTCTTCAATCTCGGGAATCCCGACGAACGAACCATCCTGGAGCTGGCCGAAGCAGTGCAGCGCGTGGCGGGAAGGCGGGCGGAGATAGAGTTCCTGGAGCTGCCGCAGGACGATCCGACAAGACGATGCCCGGACATCACCAAGGCCAGAGAGACGCTAGGGTGGTCGCCTCGGGTTCCCCTTGAAGAAGGACTCAAGCGCACCTGGGACTGGTACCTCGATCAACACGGCCGGCAATGACCTGGCTGGAACGCGCGGTTGCGTGGCTTCTGTTCTCGCTGGGGCTCCTGGGGGTCTTCTACTTCCTGACCTGGTGGGCTGCTCCAGGAACGGTGGCGAGCCCGGCCCTCTTTGCCCTCTTCTCGTTTGTCGCGTGGTTTTCGGTGTTCCGGATGATATCCAACTGGTACGCGCTGGTCAACGTGGTGCGTCCGCAACCGCGCCCTCCTGCCCAGGGCATGGCCGTGGATGTGCTTACGACGGCTGCGCCGGGTGAGCCCCTGGAGATGTTCCGCACCACGCTCACTGCTTTGCTAGGCATGAGGTATCGGCACAAGACCTACCTGCTGGACGACAGCCATAGCGACGACCTGCGTGACCTGTGTGGCGAACTGGGGGTTCACTACATCAGGAGGGATCGACCGGGCGAGGGAGGCAAAGCAGGGAACGTGAACGCCGCCCTCCGCGCGACCAACGGCGAGTTCGTGGCCATCTTCGATCCGGACCACGTTCCCGAGCCGGAGTTCCTGGAGCGCGTGCTGGGCCACTTCGACGATCCCCGGGTTGGTTTTGTCCAGGCGGCCCAGGCATACCACAACCAACACGAGAGCTTCGTTGCGCGCGGGGCGGCGGAGCAGAGCTACGAGCTGTACGGCCCGACGATGATGGGGCTGCACGGGATCGGGTCACCGCTGCTCTTCGGGTGCCACACCACCTTTCGCAGAACGGCGCTGGAGTCGGTCGGCGGATACGCCGTACACAACGCCGAGGACCTGCGGACGACGATGCGGCTCTACGCCAACGGATGGAAGGGGGTCTACGTCCCCGAGATCCTGGCCCGAGGCCTGGTGCCGGCCGACCTGCCCACCTACTTCCGGCAGCAGTACCGGTGGGCGCACAGCGTCTTCGATCTGTTGTTTCGCGACTACTGGCAGCTGTGCCGGCGCTGGACCCTGATGCAGTGCTGGGCCTTTCTGGCGACGTGCACCTTCTACTTCGTCGGGGTGGCGATCCTGATAAGCTTGTTCCTTCCGGTTATCTTCCTGCTGTCCGGCTGGACTCCGGTTGCGGTCGATGCAAGCTCGTTCCTGATCCACATGGCGCCGCTGCTGCTGGCCAACTTCATCATTCGGAGGTACGGGCAGCGCTTTCTTCTCGACCGGAGGGAAAGAGGATGGCACATCGCCGGCATGACGATGCTGTTTGCGAGCTGCTTCGCTCACACCGCGGGGCTCGTGGCGGCGCTCCGCAACGTCCGCGTGCCTTACCTGGTAACGGCCAAGGGAGGCAGGGCACAGACGGGCGCGACCCACACTCGGCCCCACGCCCTGGTCGCCGCGGCCTCGTGCGGCGCGGTTCTCTACAGCGTCTGGATGGGACAGCCCGCGGAGACCTGGCTGATTCGGGCGTGCGCGGCATGGAATGCGGCCGTGATGGGCGCCGTAGTGTGGATCGCTAGTAGGGACGAAAGAGGAGGTCCGGGAGGGTGAAGCTCGCGTGGCGAGCGGCTCGGGTGCTGCTGTTCGCGGCGTGGCTTTTGGTGCTGTGGTGGGGGATTCGCCAGGGGGCCCTGGCGGTAAGGCAGATCTTGGCCAACCTGCCGGCCGGCGTCACCCCTGTTCTCGCATTGGACGAGCTCCGCAAACCCGGCGCAGGGGCCGTGCTGGGCGTCTTCGTTCCAGGGGTGCCGGAGGACATGCGCCTGCTTGACTCCCTCGAGGAGACCGTGCGCAGGCGGTTCATGATGGTGAGCTTCTACCAGTCGTGGGGGAGCCGGCCCGACCAGCAGTTCGATCCACGCGCCCTAAACCGGATACTGGCTCACGGCGCGATTCCCGTGCTCACCTGGGAGCCGTGGGTCACCGATTTCACCCGCCCCGGGCTGCCTCCCATGCCGGACCGCCAGTTCCGGAACCTGCGTGCGATCTCCAGTGGTCAGTACGACTTCTACATCGAGCGATGGGCGCGGGCTGCCAGGGACTGGGGGCATCCCTTGATGGTAAGGCTGGGGCACGAGATGAACGCTAGCTGGTATCCCTGGGGAGAGCGCGCCTTCGGCAACACGGCGGAGGACTACATCGCCATGTGGCGCCACGTCGTTGGAGTCTTCCGGCGAGCCGGCGCCCGCAATGTGCTGTGGGTCTGGTCCGCGGCGCTGGTACCGCTGGGTGAGACCTACCCAGGCGGCGACTACGTGGATTGGGTGGGTATTACCGTACTGAACTTCGGCACGGTGCCTCCGGGATGGAAGTGGCGCTCATTTCAAGATCTCTTCTCGTCCCACTATGACGAGCTGAAGAAGACGGGCAAGCCCATCATGGTTGCCGAGGTTGCTTCTGCAGAAGAGGGCGGCGATAAGGCCGACTGGATCCGGGATTCCATGGCCTCGCTCCTGGAGAGCTTTCCCCAGGTCAAGGCCTTCATGTGGTTCAACAGCGCGCAGGATCGGTACTGGCCGATCAACTGGTCCCTGACCTCTTCTCGGGAGGCCGCCAGCGCGTTTCGTCGCGCAGCCGCGGATCCCTACTTCAAGGCGCCCCCCCGCTAGGGCGGCGGTGCTGGGGATCTGCCCAACGCCCGGTACGCGAAGTAGGCGGGTTTGGGATCGAAGTTGTGGTGGACGAGGCCGTAGTTGTGGTAGGCGAGGGTGGGGTTGGTGCCCTTGTCGCGGAGGTTGTACCACATGGCGACCTGGACGAAGGGATACTCCGCTGCGATCTTCTCGTATGCGCGCGACAGGTAGGCGGCCTGGGTGGCGTGGCTGACGCCCTCTGCCCAATCGCCGGTGGCGCCTGGGGCGCGGCGGTTGGTGGGCCAGGACATCTCGGTGATCCAGATGGGCTTGGCGGCGTCTCCGTTGGCGACCATGATCTTGCGCAGCTCGGCGAGGCCGTGGAAGGAGTTGCGGACGTGGGGGTGGACCTCGTCGGGGCTGCGCTGGAAGACGTACGGGTGGACGCCGAGGACATCGAAGAACGGGCGGGCGCCGAGCGCGTACATCTGGCGTAGGTAGTCGGTGTTGTTGCCGGCGAGGCCGCCCGAGATGAAGGTGGCCTGGGGGTCGGCGGCCTTGCCCTTGGTGTAGGCCTCCCGGAGCATCTCGACGAAGCCGCGGACATCGGGAGCAGGCTTCCAGAACTCGTGCCAGTCGGGCTCGTTCCAGATCTCCCAGTGCCTGACGCGCGAAGAGAAGCGGCGGACGGTGTAGCCGACGAAGTCGCCCAGGTCGCGCATGCGCAGCGGCGGGGCGTCCCATCCACGGGGGTTGGCCCAGGGAGGTGTGGCAAGGACGAGAAGCATCACGCGCATCCCGGCGCCGCGGATCTCGTCAACCAGCGACTCCAGAACCCTCAGATAGTCCTCGTTGTATTCGCCCTTGCGGGGTTCGGCCGCGTACCAGTTGAGTACGATGCGGACCCACGCGATCCCGGCATTCTGCATCAGCGCGATTTCGCGCCGCCGGATCGCAGACTCCGTGTCCGGCTGGATGTCGCTCTGGACGCCGATCAGGAGGGAGCGGGCTGCAGGGGTGAGTCGCTGGTTTGCGGGCTCACGGCTGTGAGGAGGCCCAACGTCGTCATCACCGGTGTCCGCAGGCTGGATCACGACGGCTCCTGGGTCCTGCTCCTGGGGATCAGGTTCGCCATCTTCCGGGAGTATGGTGATCAGCGTGACTGGCTCGGTCGCTCCGGAGATCACTGGTGGGATTGCGGTGGCTAGCAGGGCGGCTATCAACAGCGTGCGCGCGATCAGTGAGCCGGGGCCGCGCTGTCCGGTTCGGTACATGCTCCCGCCCCTTTCGGTAGCCCGGCTGACCGGCTTGGGCCGGTCCCGCGGCTTTGCGTCCCCGCCTCACGACGGGTATGCCTTTATCGAGGGGCCAGGCGGAGATCGGCTTGGCCCTTGGATCAAAGTACTCCGTTCCCTTATGTTCTTCCCAGGAGGTGGACTCCATAGTCCCCGCACCCTACGGGATGCGGGTTTCGGTTCCCGGAGCGGCTGGAAGCAGGAATACGGTAGGGTTTGCGAGAATCGGAATCGCGGCGCACCGTATGGGTGCGACCTCTGGGGTTTGTGAGGAGGGGACGCATGAACAAGGAACAGCTCATCGAGAAGGTCGCCGACAAGACGGGCGCCACCAAGAAGAGCGCGCTCGAGGTGGTCAACATGGCTCTGGATCTGATCGCTGCTGCCCTGCGCAAGGGCGACAAGGTCACCTTGGTTGGCTTTGGCACCTTCCTGGTGCGCAGGCGCAAGGCGCGCGAGGGTCGCAACCCTCAGACCGGCGCCAAGCTCAAGATCCCGGCCAAGAAGGTACCTGCTTTCACGGCGGGGAAGGATCTCAAGGCCGCGGTCAAGTAGTTCCAGACCCTTGAGCACGGTGGGCAGGCCGCCTCTGGCGGCCTGCCCGTTGTTTCGATGTTCGGCCAATGCTCGGCCGGCAGGGGTCCCGGATCGGAGGAACTTTCCGGCCCCGGCGCGAAGATAACCATGACGTCCAGCGCACCGCCAGTACCGGTCATTCCCCCTGTCAAGTTGCTGGTGCGTTCGAGGCCCGGCTGTGCGCCGGAGGAGGAAGTGTCCTGCCGTGTGGGTTGATCTTCTGGCCGAGGAGATACTGACGGCTCGCGCTGAGCCGCGCCACGTTGTCAACGACGCCAAGAGCCCGTCGGGCCGCGTCCACGTGGGCTCCCTGCGCGGCGTGATCCTGCACGACTGCGTGACCCGCGCACTGCGGGACCGCGGCGCACCCGTTGAGTTCCTGTACGGTTACGACGACTTCGATCCCATGGACGGCCTGCCTGCCGGCCACGGGGACCTTGCGTCCTACCTGGGCGTGCCGCTGTGTCACGTGCCTTCTCCGGATCCAGATGCGGCGTCCAGCTTCGCGCGATACTACGCGGACGAGTTCACGCGCGTCTTCACCCGGCTCGGCGCTGCCCCCCGGATCTACTGGACGAGCGAGCTGTACGGCACTGGGGCATTTGACGCGACGATCCGGATCGCGCTGGACCGGGCGGCGGAGATCATCGAGATTGACCGCGCGATCAGCGGGAGCCGGAAGGCCGAGCGCCATCCGTTCCAGGTGATCTGCGAATCTTGCGGCAAGATCGGTACCACTGTGGTTACCGGCTGGGACGGCGACCAGGTTTCCTACGCGTGCCGTCCGGACAAGGTGGTCTGGGCGCAGGGGTGCGGGCACGAGGGCCGCCGCTCGCCTTTCGGCGGGGGCGGCAAGCTCCAGTACGTCACCGAGTGGGCGGCCAAGTGGCACGCCTTTGGAGTGACCGTGGAGGGTGCCGGCAAAGACCACATGACCCGGGGAGGCAGCTTCGACCGAGCGGGGGCCATAGTTGAGGCCGTCTACGGCTCCCCGCGCCCGTTCTCGATACCCTACGAGTGGTTTCTGGTTGGTGGCCGGAAGATGGCCTCCAGCAAGGGGGTGGGAATGCCCGCGGTAGAGTTTGCGGAGGTCCTGCGGCCCGAGCTGGCCCGGTTCACTATGGTCCGGCCCCACTACCGGCAGCACGTGGACTTTGACCCGTCAGGAGAGACGATCCCCCTGCTGTACGATGAGTTCGATCGGGCGGCGCGTGCGCACGCGGGATGGGAAGATGACCCCGACCTCGCTCGTACCTTCTACTACGCGCACGCCTCCGAGCCGCGGGCAGGCATCTTCCGCCTCCGCTTCACCCGGGTGGCCCACCTGAGCCAGATCCCCAGCGCAAACCTGGAAGAGGAAGCCGAGCGCGGGAAAGGCGCCTCCCTCACCGACGAGGACCGGCGGGAGTTGGAGGCACGCCTCGCCGATGCACGCCGGTGGCTGAAGACCTACGCTCCCGAGGCCTACAGGTTCGAGGTCCAGACAGCCTTGCCGCCGGCCGCTTCTGGGCTTTCACCCCAGCAGCGCGCGTTCCTGGCCGCCCTGGTTCCTCTGGTTGAGGAGGCGGTGGACGGTGACTCGCTGCACGGGGCCATCCACGATCTGAAGGTAGAGCTCGGGCTCGCGCCGAAGGCGGCGTTTGGAGCGATCTATCTGGCGTTCCTGGGCAAGGAGTCGGGTCCCCAGGCCGGATGGTTCCTGGCGGCGCTCGACCGGCGGTTCGTGATCGGCCGACTGCTGGAGGCTGCCGCCCCCGCAGGCGAGGCCCCGGTTGCATGAGGAGAGGTACACTATCGTGAGCACCGACGCGCTGACGGTGCTGGTGCTGTCCAGGGTGGAGGAGCACCACCTCGACGCGATCCGGGCCGTGGATCCGCGCGTCCGCGTGCTGGCCGCGACCGACCCCGAGCACGCCCAGGCCCTGGCCGCGGAGGCCGATGTCATCGTTGCCTGGCAGATCCCGCAGCCGTTGCTGGACCGTGCCGAGCGGCTGCGCTGGATCCACGCCACCGCCGCCGGCGTGGACGGGCTGCTGGTGCCCGCCGTGGTCGAGGGACGCGTTACGCTGACGAGCAGCGTGGGGATTCACTCCACGGTGCTGCCCGAGCACGTGATGGCCTTGGTGCTGGCGTTCTCCAGGCGCCTGCACGTGGCCGTTCGACTCCAGTCGGTCCGCCGGTGGGATCGGGCGGCGTGCGTTGGAGGCGAGGTCGAGGGCAAGGTTCTGGGCGTGCTGGGGCTGGGTGCCATAGGGCGCGCCCTGTCGCGCCGGGCCTCGGCGTTCGGCATGCGGGTGATCGGAACCAAGCGGACGCCGGAGGCGATGCCCTGCGTGGAGCGCGTCCTGCCGCCGGAGGGTACCGACCAGATTCTAAGAGACGCGGACTACGTGGTGGTGCTACTTCCGCTCACGCGGCAGACCCGCGGCCTGATTGACGGGCGGGCCCTATCGCTGATGAAGCGGTCGGCCGTGCTCATCAACGTGGCACGCGGTCCCGTGGTGGTGGAGGAGGCGCTCGTCGCGGCCCTGAGGGGCGGCCTGATCGCAGGCGCCGGCCTGGACGTCTTCGATCGCGAGCCGCTGTCCCCCGACAGCCCGCTGTACGACATGGAGAACGTTATCATAACGCCGCACGTCTCAGGCGCCTCACCGACCTACTTCGACCGGGCGATTCCCCTGTTCTGCGAGAATCTGCGCAGGTACCTGGTCGGGGCGCCGATGCTCAACGTCGTGGATGCCGAGCGGGGTTACTAGCAGTCCGCACGGCGATCATTGGAGGAGGATGACCTTGAAGCGCTACAGTGCAGACCAGATAAGGAACATCGCCGTCATAGGGCACGGGGGAACGGGCAAGACCACCCTGGTGGAGGCGATGCTCTTTCGCACGGGGACCATCGACCGCCAGGGCCGGGTGGACGACGGTACGACCACCACGGACTTCGACCCGGAGGAGATCAGGCGCAAGCACACGATCAACGCGTCGCTGGCCCCACTGGAGTGGGAGGGCGCCAAGGTTAACCTGATCGACACGCCTGGATACCCGGACTTCGTGGGCGAGATGGTCGGCGCGCTACGCGTCTGCGAGGGCGCGCTGGTGGTCGTGGACGCCCGCTCCGGCGTGGAGGTGCAGACCGAGCAGGCATGGGCGCGGGCGGATGAGCGGGGTCTGGCCCGGTTGGTGATCGTGAACCGTCTGGACCGCGAGCACGCCAGCTTCTCCCAGACCATGGAAGGGTTGAATGCCAGGTTCGGGAAGCAAATCGTCCCGCTGCACCTGCCGATCGGTGCGGAGGCAGGGCTCTCCGGGGTCGTAGACGTGCTTTCCATGAAGGCGCACACCGTGCGCGACGGGCAGGAATCGGTGCAGGAGCTGCCCGTCGAACTGAGTGAGGAGGCAGCGGCCGCGCGTGAGCGGCTGATAGAGTTGGCCGCCGAGAGCGACGACGCGCTGCTGGAGAAGTACCTGGAAGCCGGCACGCTGAGCGACGAGGAGATCCGCCGAGGCCTGGTCGCCGGGGTCCGTGCCGGCAAGATCGTGCCGGCCGTGCCCGCGTCCGCGACCAGGCGGATTGGGGTGGGCCAGGTGCTTACGGCGATCGTTGACCTCCTGCCCTCCCCGGCCGACCGCGGCCCGACCACCGGCACGCACCCGCGGAACGGATCAGAGCTTCTGGTTGAGCCGTCCGAGGCCGGTCCGTTTGCGGCCCTGGTCTTCAAGACCATGGCCGATCCCTACGTAGGCAGGCTGTCGTACTTCCGCGTCTACGGTGGGACTTTCGCTTCGGACTCCCATGTGTTCAACGCGTCCCGCGACAAGACGGAACGGGTGGGCCAGCTCTATCGCCTGCGCGGCAAGCAACAAGAGGCCACCCCGCAGGTTGGCCCGGGCGACATCGGGGCCGTGGCCAAGCTCGCCGAGACCGCCACCGGGGACACGCTGTGCTCCAAGGAAGCGCCGGTCCGCCTCGCTCCGGTGGTGTTTCCCCAGTCCGCGATCTCGATGGCGATCGAGCCCAAGAGCAAGGCCGACGAAGACAAGATGGGCAATGCCCTGCACCGCCTGGCGGAAGAGGACCCAACGTTCAGCGTTCGCCGCGATCCTGAACTCAAGCAGACCGTGATCTCGGGCATGGGCGAGTCCCACCTGGAGATCATGGCCGATCGGCTGCGGCGCAAGTTTGGCGTGGACGTTGTGCTCTCGCCCCCGCGCGTGCCCTACCGAGAGACCATACGGGGCCGCGGCAAGGCGCAGGGCCGGCACGTCAAGCAGAGCGGAGGGCGCGGGCAGTACGGGGTTTGCTCTGTGGAGGTGGAGCCGCTCCCGCGCGGCAGCGGGTTCGAGTTCGTGGACAAGATCTTCGGTGGAGCGATACCCAACCAGTACATTCCCTCGGTCGAGAAGGGCGCCCGCAAGGCGCTTGAGGAAGGCATTCTGGCAGGGAACAAGGTGGTGGATGTCAGGGTCACGCTCGTGGATGGGAAGTACCACGACGTGGACTCCTCGGATATCGCGTTCCAGCTCGCCGGTGCGTTGGCGGTCAAAGAGGCGGCGACACAGGCCGGGTTAACGCTGCTGGAGCCGATCCTGGATCTGGCCGTCCGCGTCCCTGAAACCCTCATGGGCGACATCATCGGTGACCTGAACTCCAAGCGCGCCCGCATAAGCGGCATGGAATCACAGGGAGACGGCACGACGATCGTGAGGGCCCAGGTTCCCCAGGGAGAGGTCCTGCGGTATGCTTCGGACCTGCGGTCCATTACCGGAGGGCGCGGATCGTTTACCGCTTCCTTCTCCCACTACGATCCAGTTCCCGGGCACGTGGCCGACCGGTTGGTGGCCGAGGCCCGCCGCCAGAAGGAGGAGGTGGAGGGGCCCCGGGCATAACGGTAGGACCCACAGGGCAATGAGTCGCGGGTGGATTTCGGGTGAGATCAAAGAGGAGATCAGGCGGCGGACCGACATCGTCGCCATGGTCTCGACCCATGCCTCGCTGAAGAAATCCGGCCGCTACTACAAAGGGCTCTGCCCGTTCCACCAGGAGAAGACACCGTCGTTCCACGTAGACCCGGAGCGGGGGCTGTTTCACTGCTTCGGCTGCGGCGCGGGCGGCGACGTCTTCGACTTCGCGATGCGCTCCGCCAACCTCACCTTCATGGAGGCCGCGGCGGAGCTGGGCCGGCGAGCCGGCGTTGAGATCGAGACCTCGCCTGATGCCGCGCAGCGGGCGTCGGAGAGGGAGCAGGTCCTGCGCGCGCTGGACGCCGCCCGCGACTACTTCCGGGCATCGCTCGCCTCAGTTGGGCGCAAGGCCCGGGCGTACCTGGAGCGGCGTGGGGTGAGCGAGGAGATCGCCGGCCGGTTTCACCTCGGCTACGCTGCGCCGGGATGGGATGGCATGCTGACCGCGCTCCAGGCGCGGGGTTATCCGGCGGCGGTGCTGGAGCAGGCAGGTCTTGCCGCGCCGCGGACCAGCGGGGGCTACTACGACGTGTTTCGCGACCGCCTCATGTTCCCGATCCTGGACCTGCAGGACCGGGTGGTGGCCTTCGGCGGCCGCGCGCTTGACGAGGCCGAACCCAAGTACCTGAACTCTAAGGAGACCCTCGCGTTCTCGAAGGGCAGGTTGCTGTATGCGCTCGGCCCGGCCCGTGAAGCGATTCGGGAGCGAGGGGAGGTTCTGGTGGTAGAGGGCTACATGGATGTCCTGGCCTGCCACCAGTTCGGGTTTCGCAATGCGGTGGCATCCCTGGGGACCGCGCTTACAGCCGATCAGGTGGGTCTGCTCAGGCGGTTCGCCCCGCGCGCGGTGCTCATGTACGATCCGGACCAGGCCGGAGCAGCGGCGGCCGAGCGCGGCCTGGCGCTGTGTGAAGAAGCGGAGGTATCGGTTCGGGTGGCAGTCCTGCCGCCCGGCGAGGATCCCGACGCCTACCTGCGGCGCCACGGTGCCGAGGCGTTCGGCCAACTGCTGGCCGGTGCGCTCCCCATGTTCGAATACCGGCTCGAGGCCGCCGCCCTCCGCCACGGCCCCGATCTGAGGGAAGGGAAACTCGCGCTTGTTGACGAAATGTTAGATGTTATTCAGACGGTTGCGAATCCGGTTCGTGCGGCAGAGTATTTGCGCGCGTTGGCCGGACGGTTCGCGCTGCCCGAGGAGGCCTTGCGCCAGCGGTTGCGTTCGCGGAAGCGGTCGGGGCGCTCCCCTGCACAGCAGCAGGGCGCGATGACGCTCAGCGGCGACCGGGCCCGGGAGGAAGCGGAGCGGTTGCTGCTGCACCTGATGGTGGCGGAGCCGACCCGCAGGACGGAGGTTGCCCGGGTGCTGGACGCCGACGCTTTCTTCGTCCCGGTGCACCGGGCTCTCGCGGCAGTTCTCCTGGTGTCGCCGGATGCCGACGCCGCGGAGCTGCGCGAGGGGCTGGATGAGGCGGCTTCGGCTTTACTGGTGCGGCTGGCGTTTGAACCACCGCCGGTGACCGAGCGTGACAAGGACCGGGCCGCCGCCGAGGCAGTGCGCTACTTGGTGCACACCAGCCCGGCGGCAGTTGAGCGGGAGCGGCTGTGGGTGGCGCTGCAGGCGGCCCAGGCATGCGGGGATGAGACAGAGCTTCGCCGGCTCCAGGCTGCCTACGCGGAGCTGATCACGGCGGGCCGGCGACGGAACTAGACGTCGTACTGGAAACGGGTCAGGTTT
This genomic window from bacterium contains:
- a CDS encoding SDR family oxidoreductase, yielding MIRSRSALVAGGAGFIGSHLCDRLLSDGWSVTCLDSLVTGSAANVDHLIRNPHFFFRAGDARHPVDWEGDLILNLASPASPPAYQRDRVLTLTTNAEGTRNLLELARRTGARFVQASTSEVYGDPEENPQRETYPGRVNPIGPRSCYDEGKRYAEALIVAVVAEWGVDARIARIFNTYGPRMDSADGRVVVTFIGCLIAGRPLPVFGDGSQTRSLCYVEDLVEGLLRLAAAPGLAGEVFNLGNPDERTILELAEAVQRVAGRRAEIEFLELPQDDPTRRCPDITKARETLGWSPRVPLEEGLKRTWDWYLDQHGRQ
- a CDS encoding glycosyltransferase, translated to MTWLERAVAWLLFSLGLLGVFYFLTWWAAPGTVASPALFALFSFVAWFSVFRMISNWYALVNVVRPQPRPPAQGMAVDVLTTAAPGEPLEMFRTTLTALLGMRYRHKTYLLDDSHSDDLRDLCGELGVHYIRRDRPGEGGKAGNVNAALRATNGEFVAIFDPDHVPEPEFLERVLGHFDDPRVGFVQAAQAYHNQHESFVARGAAEQSYELYGPTMMGLHGIGSPLLFGCHTTFRRTALESVGGYAVHNAEDLRTTMRLYANGWKGVYVPEILARGLVPADLPTYFRQQYRWAHSVFDLLFRDYWQLCRRWTLMQCWAFLATCTFYFVGVAILISLFLPVIFLLSGWTPVAVDASSFLIHMAPLLLANFIIRRYGQRFLLDRRERGWHIAGMTMLFASCFAHTAGLVAALRNVRVPYLVTAKGGRAQTGATHTRPHALVAAASCGAVLYSVWMGQPAETWLIRACAAWNAAVMGAVVWIASRDERGGPGG
- a CDS encoding glycosyl hydrolase produces the protein MKLAWRAARVLLFAAWLLVLWWGIRQGALAVRQILANLPAGVTPVLALDELRKPGAGAVLGVFVPGVPEDMRLLDSLEETVRRRFMMVSFYQSWGSRPDQQFDPRALNRILAHGAIPVLTWEPWVTDFTRPGLPPMPDRQFRNLRAISSGQYDFYIERWARAARDWGHPLMVRLGHEMNASWYPWGERAFGNTAEDYIAMWRHVVGVFRRAGARNVLWVWSAALVPLGETYPGGDYVDWVGITVLNFGTVPPGWKWRSFQDLFSSHYDELKKTGKPIMVAEVASAEEGGDKADWIRDSMASLLESFPQVKAFMWFNSAQDRYWPINWSLTSSREAASAFRRAAADPYFKAPPR
- a CDS encoding beta-galactosidase, with amino-acid sequence MYRTGQRGPGSLIARTLLIAALLATAIPPVISGATEPVTLITILPEDGEPDPQEQDPGAVVIQPADTGDDDVGPPHSREPANQRLTPAARSLLIGVQSDIQPDTESAIRRREIALMQNAGIAWVRIVLNWYAAEPRKGEYNEDYLRVLESLVDEIRGAGMRVMLLVLATPPWANPRGWDAPPLRMRDLGDFVGYTVRRFSSRVRHWEIWNEPDWHEFWKPAPDVRGFVEMLREAYTKGKAADPQATFISGGLAGNNTDYLRQMYALGARPFFDVLGVHPYVFQRSPDEVHPHVRNSFHGLAELRKIMVANGDAAKPIWITEMSWPTNRRAPGATGDWAEGVSHATQAAYLSRAYEKIAAEYPFVQVAMWYNLRDKGTNPTLAYHNYGLVHHNFDPKPAYFAYRALGRSPAPPP
- a CDS encoding HU family DNA-binding protein, which encodes MNKEQLIEKVADKTGATKKSALEVVNMALDLIAAALRKGDKVTLVGFGTFLVRRRKAREGRNPQTGAKLKIPAKKVPAFTAGKDLKAAVK
- the lysS gene encoding lysine--tRNA ligase codes for the protein MWVDLLAEEILTARAEPRHVVNDAKSPSGRVHVGSLRGVILHDCVTRALRDRGAPVEFLYGYDDFDPMDGLPAGHGDLASYLGVPLCHVPSPDPDAASSFARYYADEFTRVFTRLGAAPRIYWTSELYGTGAFDATIRIALDRAAEIIEIDRAISGSRKAERHPFQVICESCGKIGTTVVTGWDGDQVSYACRPDKVVWAQGCGHEGRRSPFGGGGKLQYVTEWAAKWHAFGVTVEGAGKDHMTRGGSFDRAGAIVEAVYGSPRPFSIPYEWFLVGGRKMASSKGVGMPAVEFAEVLRPELARFTMVRPHYRQHVDFDPSGETIPLLYDEFDRAARAHAGWEDDPDLARTFYYAHASEPRAGIFRLRFTRVAHLSQIPSANLEEEAERGKGASLTDEDRRELEARLADARRWLKTYAPEAYRFEVQTALPPAASGLSPQQRAFLAALVPLVEEAVDGDSLHGAIHDLKVELGLAPKAAFGAIYLAFLGKESGPQAGWFLAALDRRFVIGRLLEAAAPAGEAPVA
- a CDS encoding D-2-hydroxyacid dehydrogenase yields the protein MSTDALTVLVLSRVEEHHLDAIRAVDPRVRVLAATDPEHAQALAAEADVIVAWQIPQPLLDRAERLRWIHATAAGVDGLLVPAVVEGRVTLTSSVGIHSTVLPEHVMALVLAFSRRLHVAVRLQSVRRWDRAACVGGEVEGKVLGVLGLGAIGRALSRRASAFGMRVIGTKRTPEAMPCVERVLPPEGTDQILRDADYVVVLLPLTRQTRGLIDGRALSLMKRSAVLINVARGPVVVEEALVAALRGGLIAGAGLDVFDREPLSPDSPLYDMENVIITPHVSGASPTYFDRAIPLFCENLRRYLVGAPMLNVVDAERGY
- the fusA gene encoding elongation factor G, whose protein sequence is MTLKRYSADQIRNIAVIGHGGTGKTTLVEAMLFRTGTIDRQGRVDDGTTTTDFDPEEIRRKHTINASLAPLEWEGAKVNLIDTPGYPDFVGEMVGALRVCEGALVVVDARSGVEVQTEQAWARADERGLARLVIVNRLDREHASFSQTMEGLNARFGKQIVPLHLPIGAEAGLSGVVDVLSMKAHTVRDGQESVQELPVELSEEAAAARERLIELAAESDDALLEKYLEAGTLSDEEIRRGLVAGVRAGKIVPAVPASATRRIGVGQVLTAIVDLLPSPADRGPTTGTHPRNGSELLVEPSEAGPFAALVFKTMADPYVGRLSYFRVYGGTFASDSHVFNASRDKTERVGQLYRLRGKQQEATPQVGPGDIGAVAKLAETATGDTLCSKEAPVRLAPVVFPQSAISMAIEPKSKADEDKMGNALHRLAEEDPTFSVRRDPELKQTVISGMGESHLEIMADRLRRKFGVDVVLSPPRVPYRETIRGRGKAQGRHVKQSGGRGQYGVCSVEVEPLPRGSGFEFVDKIFGGAIPNQYIPSVEKGARKALEEGILAGNKVVDVRVTLVDGKYHDVDSSDIAFQLAGALAVKEAATQAGLTLLEPILDLAVRVPETLMGDIIGDLNSKRARISGMESQGDGTTIVRAQVPQGEVLRYASDLRSITGGRGSFTASFSHYDPVPGHVADRLVAEARRQKEEVEGPRA